The nucleotide window ATTACCAACTGACCAACCCAAACACTTTTAGATTTACCATGGAGCTACACGTACCTCCATTGTTTTTTACCCTTGCTCTAAGTACtagggtcctactacttgccgtcaactcgccgtcaactcacttgcgTCGTCAACTCGcagtcaactcctccaatatacatttaaaatccacaaaagaagcatagaactgtaaagtatCAGCTCAAAAAAGAGAATTCGCGTAAGTTTTAGGTCatatttctaaataaaaattgagtttttttctcgTGAAAAAATTATCTCGAAGCAGCAAAACtgtcggccgccatcttgctttttcacactgattagtcttggcccatAATGGCAAtgattggtactttttttttttaaacacagagtcgtttttgtgaatgaattttTACCGAAAACCACAAGAAATatgtatcgtagcgtcatacgttatcgaccctcatatgttttcggtccccaactttgattcccgtttaccgcgaaattgtgcaagctgcaccggtgacagaagctatgcagtttactcacggacTGTATTTtgatcaggcttaatcatgctgagaataaagtcaacatgccaacattcaaatgagtcaaagaaacatcatccaacctcgaaagttcaaaacaaaattactctctgctagattgagtttcattctgctttagtcactacatggatcacgtgaggtggttactatttgggattctatggtgtgcaaatgtggggaaaatattaaaatattttaagtgaaaatgacaacaattttttaaatttatttactgcataactgttataaattccgataagcataataaatattaagtctacattaaagagaaaatatcatagattgatttcttatctcctgaaaccaaacattactggtctgaaatgggggaaaacggattgttatgaagtgtgagtgcatcaaggggggggggggtttactttcatgccttatgatatctctggattctaatatagtagccgtaatgccttaggacaaaaatgtaattaaatttgttatgtactaattgaacaatatttttgatttattttgcacgccatactagcttctgaatattcaaaaaaataccaaccaatgaaaggtgtgaaaacatatgacgttgctccaatgtcgtgcatgcataagcactgttaatggcggactgtctctcgcaacgtaaaaccaaaacattaaaaatttcaacacaccatgaagtgaaagtgttattgttaaaaaattggatagatgatttgaaaaaataaaatttagtttttgattgtgaacaattttcctgttatcctactgaaaacacatgacaccaggatagtttagcccagacttaacacttccgtgccccttttatagatttttcatgtaaatttaatgagttgacggcacgaaaatgagttgacggcgagttgacggcaagtcaGCGAGTTGACAGCAAGTAGTAGGACGGTTGCTCTATGGTAGTTTTACACTATAGTGAATCACCAAACTTGACCATGATTCCATGAAGCATGCATTCATAAATGAcatgaaaaattatttttattatgagTAAACTTGTAAATTGTATACATATTGAATGTGTCCATTGGTACAGAATTGAATTTGGGGCCGGGGGAATTGGAAAAATTTATGTATCCTGCCACTACTCCTCTAGTGTagtagaactatttcggtttcgtccgcttTCGTTACGGGAGGAGATAGCGGACGAAACCAAAATAGTTTTAGgagtatcctgccaccacttttatAAAATAGAGTCACTGTGTTTAGAAAATCAGATGtttagtagttgcgataacgtaaccttTCTCCCGAAGGCGggaagggttacgttatcgcaactagattGTTCAGAGAAGAGCGAAAATTTTGCCCTTTACTGGAATTTCAGTGGTAGATAACACGTCTGTCCGTAGTCTAGTGCAGCCTTCATGATTGAAGAAAGTcacactgccagacacaccggggcaaacccccttCACTTTGCGATAAGAAGTGTGTACTGCTGGGAtcttttacgtgcgttgatagtttttataacaacacacaggaccaagtACCAACAGCtgacgtcccatctgaaggacaacgCGCTGGTTACAGGCGTCAATTACTTTAagtaaggacacaagtgtcacgaccgggactcgaacctgctgatcagatacagcagagcttgagttgaatgctcttaactgctcgtcCACGACACCCTCAAAATTCTTTGAGGATCCTTAAAGAAATCTTTCGGTGTTTCATTGAGAAGGTTAACATAGAAAATGTTTCCGGTTTTCATATTGTCACTTGTCCTTTGCATACAGAGTACAAGGATACCTTCTCCCTTTTCGATAAGAAAGGGGATGGTAAGATTGAGACATCTCAGCTCGGAGCGGTCATAAGAGCTCTTGGACAAAACCCTACCCAAGCAGACATCAAGAGATTTGCCCAAGGATTTAGTAAAGGTAAGATAACTCTTGCAACATTGTTAAGGCCGGtgtatagtcggtcgcgcgatggtcgcgccccgcgcgatggtcgcgcgacggaaatctagcgcgcaatcctaagactgaggcctaaaaaccgtgtctttttatgatcgcgcatctagatttccgacgcccaaccatcgcgcgaccgactataactcggcctgtACAGGATTATTCTTGGTGTACGCTAACACAATGAACCTTTCAAGTGAATGAACGCTGTTAAATTGTCCCACACAGAACATGGTTAGCGGATCGAACAGCAActgtacacacacacaaacattaCAAATGTGTGTTCAATGCCTGCTTTTGTTTTGCATATTGGACCTAAAATGCCTGCagctttttatttaaaaaaaactctttgaaattctgtaaaacaaatttgtctttaaaaagtctTTCTCACTAACCAAATGTTTCTTGTTGATTTGTGTTGCCATGGTACATCACAAAGTCTTTATTGACTAAAGTCAGTAGTATTTCTTcagtgataatgccctcttaATAATGTTAAcatactttaaagacagtggacaattgtcatagaccagtcttctcacttggtgtatctcaacatacatgtatgcatgaaataataaacctgtgaaaatttgaactcaattggtctgtGAAGTTGcgtgagaataatgaaagaaaaaacacccttttcgcacaagttgtttgctttcagatgccttgaattcgagacctcagctgaggtctcgaattcaattcagttattacttctttctcaaaaactacgttacttcagaggaagccgttgctcacaatgttgtatactatcaacagctctccatggctcgttaccaagtcagtttttaagcgtacacttattttgagtaataaccaatagtgtccagtgcctttaaggtcttACATGTATGATTAATGACACTTTTTGTGGACATAAAATATATCGTACATGTACGATAATAGCGCTTTTggaatacatacatgtacaaacactaTAAAGACAACCCCAAATTCAAAAACACATTTCAAatgcacatttatttccatactttaATGAGAAATATAAACAATTACATGTgttacggagtaaagcaaaataTCATAAGTAACAGTaaacataaatgtaataaatagaGTATGAAGCAGAAGCTTGTAAAAACCGGCCAGatagacagaaaaaaaaaaaaaaaaacagactgaCATGCAGACAAAATGACAGCCGAACATACAACATGACACAACAAGTTCAAAATATTAGCGACAAGATGGCAGaacaaatattataaaataaataacaagcaTTGATGAGGAAAATCAATACTCTTTTGCAGATCACCGCATCAACTTTGAGGAGTTTCTGCCAATCCTTGCCTCTACCCAGAAGATTAAAGAACAGGGTGGTGTGGATGACTACATTGAGGGTCTCAGAGTATTTGATAAAGATGGTAATGGTACCATCAGTGCTGCTGAGCTTCGCCATGTCCTGACAAGTCTAGGTACGTGTCTTTGTTATAGGGAACCTAGTCAGACAAGTATTGATATACTATCTATAGTGAGATATCATCATCTTcctgtgcagaaacctcctctggagtgTACTTGCACATTGGTTGAGGTGCAAACTAGCAGGTGCAGACAATAAACTCAAGGCATAAAAGGCATTTGTAAAGTTGTGTTAATATTTGATCCAACAAAGTATAAAGTAAACTAGTCTAATTTtccatttgtttgtttctttgtttctttgtttcttttcttgttgtggtttttgtttgcttgttggggtgtttgtttgtttgttgcttggggggggggggggggttgaaaaaCATTGGCTTTGAATTTTatacaaaactttgttttctctTTAATCAATGTTTTTACAGGAGAGAAGATGTCAGATGAAGAGGTTACTAATCTCTTACTAGGAATGGAAGACCTACAAGGACAAGTCAACTATGAGGGTAAGTTTCCTGAGAAAAACAttctcattaaaggcagtggacactattggtaattactcaaaataattattagcataaaaccttacttggtaacgagtaatagggagaggttgatggtataaaacatagtgagaaacgactctctctgcagtgccatagttttcgagaaagaagtaattttccacgaatttggtttcgagacctcaagtttagaacttgaggtctcgaaatcaactatctaaacgcacacaacttcgtgtgacaagggtattttttctttcattattatctcgcaagttcgatgaccgattgagctcaaattttcacaggtttgttattttatgcatatgttagatacaccaactgtgaagactagtctttgacaattaccaatagtgtccactgtctttaaaaagtatTGCTCAATCTTGTTTGTCAGTCTTTGCATGTTAGCTTTTGAACAAAATGGTTACTTTTTTATGTCAAGGATGGAGTCTGTTGCTGTACTGGATTGAACATGGTTCTTTTGTCTTTTGGTTTTCTTGCACAagctttaaaagcagtggaaactattggcaattactcaaaataattgttagcataaaagcttacttggtaaggagtatgGGGAGAtcaaggttgatagtataaaatattgtgagaaacaactccctctgaagtaacgtagtttttaagaaagaggtaattttccacgaatttgattttgagacctcagaatttgattttgaggtctggaaatcaagcatctgaaagcacacaacttggtgtgacaagggtgttttttccccattactatctcgcaacttcgacaaccaattgagctcaaatttttacagggttgttgttttatgtatatgttgagatacacctagtgagaagtgtccaatgtctttaacctTAATTTTTCTAAGGGGTCTTGTCAAAAAATAATCCAGAACAGCAAAAGTTGGATAACAAATCTCcaatgtcaaatttttgctggATTCCAGTCAGGATTTCAGGACTATATTTCTTTGGGAGACATGGTTTTACACGCTGGAAGGCAAACAGTTCTCTGTTATACTAAACAATATGCCCAATGCCAATGTATCCCACTGAGTGCTCTGTAGTTTGACCCCAGGCACTATGAACTTCTCCCTTGGTTTCTATGACTTCCAATTTCAAACAAGGTGAATGTACGGCAGGTAAAGAACCTTGTCTTGGCCAGTACTTATCCGCTGGTTGCCTTGGACTCATTTTGAGTCCCTAAGGTCCCTAAGTTAAAGACATAGGTCAACCCTGTAATTGCATAGTTTTCTTGTGCGGTATTTTATCCAAGGGTTTTgcagcattaaaggcagtggacactattggtaattactcaaaataattgctagcataaaaacttacttggtaacaagcaatggagagctgttgaatttgattttgagatctcagatttatattttgaggtcttgaaatcaagcatctgaacgcacacaactccgcgtgacaagggtgttttttcttttgttattatctcgcaacttcgatgacctattgagttcaaattttcacaggtttgttattttatgcatatgttgagatacaccaacaacaccaacataagtgagtagactggtctttgacaattaccaatagtgtccagtgtctttaacagtgcAT belongs to Asterias amurensis chromosome 5, ASM3211899v1 and includes:
- the LOC139937627 gene encoding myosin-2 essential light chain-like, which codes for MSLSEDQKNEYKDTFSLFDKKGDGKIETSQLGAVIRALGQNPTQADIKRFAQGFSKDHRINFEEFLPILASTQKIKEQGGVDDYIEGLRVFDKDGNGTISAAELRHVLTSLGEKMSDEEVTNLLLGMEDLQGQVNYEEFVKMVLAN